One Nostoc sp. UHCC 0302 DNA window includes the following coding sequences:
- a CDS encoding class I SAM-dependent methyltransferase yields the protein MSTQSIGLDNQLYDYLLATSVREPEILWKLRQETARHPRSGMQISPEQGQFMRLLVQLIGAKKTLEVGVFTGYSSLSVALALPADGKIIACDVSEEFTAIARRYWQQAGVADKVDLRLAPALKTLDALLADGQAETFDFAFIDADKENYDGYYERSLQLVRPGGLIAIDNVLWSGQVADPQIQDESTQAIRALNEKLHDDERITLSLVPIGDGLTLALKRHSNS from the coding sequence ATGTCAACACAAAGTATTGGTCTTGATAACCAACTTTACGACTACCTTTTAGCTACTTCTGTGCGAGAACCTGAAATTCTTTGGAAGTTGCGTCAAGAAACTGCCAGACATCCCAGAAGCGGAATGCAGATTTCACCAGAACAAGGTCAGTTCATGAGGCTTTTGGTGCAGTTGATTGGAGCGAAAAAAACCCTGGAAGTAGGCGTATTTACTGGTTACAGTTCACTTTCTGTCGCTTTGGCGCTACCTGCTGATGGTAAGATTATTGCTTGTGATGTCAGTGAGGAATTTACAGCGATCGCTCGGCGATATTGGCAGCAGGCAGGAGTTGCTGACAAAGTTGACTTGCGTTTGGCTCCAGCCTTGAAAACTTTAGATGCACTCTTAGCAGATGGGCAAGCCGAGACGTTTGATTTTGCTTTTATTGACGCGGATAAAGAAAATTATGATGGATATTACGAGCGATCGCTGCAATTAGTGCGTCCGGGTGGATTAATTGCTATTGATAATGTTTTGTGGTCTGGACAAGTTGCCGATCCCCAAATTCAAGATGAAAGTACCCAAGCTATCCGCGCCTTGAATGAGAAGTTACACGATGATGAACGGATAACATTGTCTCTTGTGCCAATTGGAGATGGACTTACCCTAGCACTCAAGCGGCATTCTAATTCGTAA
- the galT gene encoding galactose-1-phosphate uridylyltransferase, whose protein sequence is MYSHQLLKPDGRQLTLYSRFPITETIIPTSSSNPSIQANYHLRWHVLRGEWVAYASYQQEQTFRPPLEYEPFAPPNDKQFSSELPPGKYDVAVFDNRFPLMTPSASKPPKSIVETLPGNGVCETVVFTQKPRASLSSLELDHLDLLLQVWGDRTCVLGANQEIQYVLPFENRQADIGINLHQSYGQIYAYPFIPPIPARMLEMQRRFYQEHQRGLLADLIEKEIAENKRIIYEDEYAIAFVPVCARYPYEVWIAPKEPVGTLFELTAQQRRGLAKALKTVTLKYDGLWNRPFPYIMAWFQAPTDGKAHPEAHLHVEFYPADQINENLKYLAGTELGAGMFANYTLPEEKAKELQAMVVNIEQATDQLKFSLKLEK, encoded by the coding sequence ATGTACTCCCACCAACTATTAAAGCCGGATGGCCGTCAACTAACTTTATACAGCCGATTTCCGATCACAGAAACGATCATCCCAACTAGCTCCAGCAATCCATCAATACAGGCAAATTACCATCTGCGCTGGCACGTATTGCGTGGAGAATGGGTAGCTTACGCGAGTTATCAGCAAGAGCAAACTTTTAGGCCACCCTTAGAGTATGAGCCGTTCGCACCACCCAACGACAAGCAATTTTCTAGCGAACTTCCCCCAGGGAAGTATGACGTAGCGGTGTTCGATAATCGGTTCCCCTTGATGACACCATCTGCATCCAAGCCGCCTAAGTCCATTGTTGAAACATTGCCAGGTAATGGCGTGTGTGAAACTGTTGTTTTTACTCAAAAACCGCGAGCTTCTCTGAGTTCCTTGGAACTAGATCACTTAGATTTACTCCTACAAGTATGGGGCGATCGCACCTGTGTACTTGGGGCAAATCAGGAAATTCAATATGTGCTGCCATTTGAAAATAGGCAGGCAGATATAGGTATTAATTTGCACCAATCCTATGGTCAAATATATGCATATCCTTTTATTCCACCTATTCCCGCACGGATGTTAGAAATGCAGCGGCGATTTTACCAAGAGCATCAACGGGGTTTATTGGCGGATTTAATTGAAAAAGAAATAGCGGAAAACAAGCGAATTATTTATGAAGATGAGTATGCGATCGCCTTTGTTCCAGTATGTGCGCGTTACCCTTATGAGGTTTGGATTGCGCCAAAAGAGCCAGTCGGTACTTTGTTTGAGCTTACCGCACAGCAGCGTCGGGGACTTGCTAAAGCCTTAAAAACTGTTACCCTCAAGTATGACGGTTTGTGGAATCGCCCATTTCCTTACATAATGGCTTGGTTTCAAGCGCCAACTGACGGTAAAGCACATCCAGAAGCGCATTTACACGTCGAGTTTTATCCAGCTGATCAGATAAACGAAAACCTGAAGTATTTGGCAGGAACTGAACTAGGAGCAGGGATGTTTGCCAATTACACCTTACCCGAGGAAAAGGCGAAGGAGTTACAGGCTATGGTTGTGAATATTGAACAAGCCACAGATCAACTCAAATTTAGTCTCAAGTTGGAAAAATAA
- a CDS encoding tryptophan 2,3-dioxygenase family protein, with protein sequence MSESYKPQSLPPLDPNLDVTQNHYWSYHNIEALVSCKKPLTASQDEDLFITVHQTCEIAFHQMIIDMERVLDALAEALQNSTDSIIGNTGEACYFFRRILRFYEVVNTTMPILMTMRAFAEFRTSIGPTSGFQSFQFRHLEIMSGVRKYWDGGTKNAQGELHIAEVEFNRRYGEDVAQWFELYHQHNLVHYYELLISRVTGNPQEERIVNLQNHPQASAILKYLRAYEELQRRFHQLHLGLAIGQLKIVGADIGTGGTTFQNYLAKYDQEEAPLFPGLS encoded by the coding sequence ATGTCTGAATCATACAAACCTCAATCTTTACCGCCACTAGATCCCAACCTGGACGTTACTCAAAATCACTACTGGAGTTACCACAACATTGAGGCACTAGTCAGCTGCAAAAAGCCTTTAACTGCTTCTCAGGACGAAGATTTATTTATTACTGTGCATCAAACCTGCGAAATTGCTTTCCATCAAATGATTATTGATATGGAACGAGTTTTAGATGCTTTAGCTGAAGCGCTGCAAAATTCAACAGATTCGATTATTGGTAATACAGGGGAGGCGTGTTATTTCTTCCGGCGTATCCTACGCTTTTACGAAGTTGTAAATACAACCATGCCTATTCTCATGACAATGCGGGCGTTTGCTGAGTTCAGAACAAGTATCGGCCCCACTAGCGGTTTTCAGTCTTTTCAGTTTCGTCATCTGGAAATTATGAGTGGTGTTCGCAAATATTGGGATGGTGGCACTAAGAATGCACAGGGTGAATTACACATTGCGGAAGTTGAGTTTAATCGCCGTTATGGAGAAGACGTGGCGCAATGGTTTGAATTATACCATCAGCATAATCTTGTTCACTACTATGAACTTCTCATCAGCCGAGTTACTGGTAACCCTCAAGAAGAACGCATCGTCAATTTGCAAAATCATCCCCAAGCTAGTGCAATTTTGAAGTATTTACGTGCTTATGAAGAGTTGCAAAGACGGTTTCATCAATTGCATTTAGGGCTGGCAATTGGGCAGCTGAAAATAGTTGGTGCTGATATCGGTACTGGCGGTACAACCTTCCAGAATTATCTCGCTAAGTACGATCAAGAAGAAGCACCACTGTTTCCTGGCTTGAGTTAG
- a CDS encoding fasciclin domain-containing protein, translating to MSSLFRWSSASTSLLALGMTAAILSPIVISAPASSQETVPTTPSDTPGATPGTPSDTPGATPAAPSNTPGAAPAPTSTVNLSDVASDYWASPFIQVLAANNVIAGFPDGTFRPNQPVTRAEFAALLQKAFPTQNTVRQSSGGFSDVPSGYWAAAAIQRAYETGFLAGYPGNVFRPNQEIPKVQALVSIANGLGFTSSGNASEILSTNYTDASAIPNYAVNSVAAATQSNIVVNYPDVRQLNPQQALTRAEAAAILYQALAKQGRVQPIASNLPAASYVVGGTGGTQAGNDIVSLAASSTSFTTLTSLIKTAGLAETLQQPGPYTVFAPTDEAFAALPAATLQQLQQPENREALVKILRYHVVPGSVTASQLTSGELKTFEDKPVNIQVDRASNQVAVNNARVIQADVPASNGVIHAINQVLVPPDVKLSQLSQPSQPNPDTTVDAGRGTRGGSSYIGVAGNIGLTGGDSSLSEGNIAVISKIGLTRIISVRPSAVFGDSTVVLVPLTLDFAPRPVNPTGQVFPVSPYAGAGVAIKTNDDAQVGLLLTGGVDIPLGSRFTLNGAASAAFLDETDLGLQLGVGFNF from the coding sequence ATGTCTAGTTTATTTCGTTGGTCATCAGCAAGCACTTCTTTATTAGCTCTGGGAATGACGGCGGCTATATTAAGTCCCATAGTGATTTCTGCCCCAGCTTCATCTCAAGAGACTGTCCCCACTACTCCCTCTGATACTCCAGGTGCAACACCAGGTACTCCGTCTGATACTCCAGGCGCGACACCAGCTGCCCCGTCTAATACTCCAGGTGCGGCACCAGCGCCAACTTCCACAGTTAACTTGTCTGATGTTGCCTCGGATTATTGGGCAAGTCCATTCATTCAAGTTTTAGCTGCAAATAACGTAATCGCCGGGTTTCCTGATGGCACATTTAGACCGAATCAACCTGTGACTCGTGCTGAATTTGCAGCCTTGCTGCAAAAAGCTTTTCCTACCCAAAACACAGTTCGGCAAAGCTCAGGTGGATTTAGCGATGTTCCTTCTGGCTATTGGGCCGCTGCTGCAATCCAGAGAGCCTACGAAACTGGATTTTTGGCAGGCTATCCAGGTAACGTGTTTAGACCAAATCAAGAAATCCCCAAGGTACAGGCGCTCGTTTCCATAGCAAATGGTTTGGGTTTTACTAGCAGCGGTAATGCCTCAGAAATTCTCAGTACCAACTACACCGACGCCTCAGCTATTCCAAACTACGCTGTTAATAGTGTAGCAGCAGCAACACAAAGCAATATTGTTGTCAATTATCCAGATGTTAGACAACTCAATCCGCAACAGGCACTAACTCGTGCCGAAGCTGCGGCTATTTTGTACCAAGCTTTAGCTAAGCAGGGACGTGTACAACCCATTGCTAGCAATCTTCCAGCTGCTAGTTATGTTGTTGGTGGAACAGGCGGTACTCAAGCTGGTAACGACATTGTTTCCCTGGCGGCATCTAGTACTTCCTTTACAACCCTGACTTCTTTAATAAAAACAGCTGGTCTAGCTGAAACTCTACAACAACCCGGCCCTTATACAGTTTTCGCTCCCACTGATGAAGCATTTGCTGCTTTACCCGCTGCCACTCTACAGCAGTTACAGCAACCTGAAAACAGAGAAGCATTGGTTAAGATTTTGAGATACCATGTGGTTCCTGGTTCAGTAACTGCTAGTCAACTCACGAGTGGAGAACTGAAAACATTTGAAGACAAACCTGTAAATATTCAAGTTGATCGCGCTAGCAATCAAGTTGCAGTGAACAATGCGAGAGTTATTCAAGCGGATGTTCCAGCTAGTAATGGTGTCATCCATGCGATTAACCAAGTTCTCGTACCACCTGACGTTAAACTCAGTCAGTTAAGTCAGCCATCGCAACCAAATCCTGATACTACTGTTGATGCGGGTAGAGGCACTCGTGGAGGCTCTAGCTATATCGGCGTTGCTGGTAACATTGGTTTGACCGGTGGTGATTCATCTCTGAGCGAAGGTAACATTGCGGTGATCAGTAAAATTGGTCTGACACGCATTATCTCGGTGCGACCATCGGCGGTGTTTGGTGACAGTACAGTGGTTTTGGTTCCCCTAACTTTGGATTTTGCTCCACGGCCTGTTAACCCAACTGGACAAGTTTTCCCCGTATCTCCTTATGCAGGTGCTGGCGTAGCTATTAAAACCAATGATGACGCTCAGGTGGGATTGTTGTTAACTGGTGGTGTAGATATTCCTTTAGGCTCTCGATTTACACTCAACGGTGCTGCAAGTGCAGCTTTTCTGGATGAAACTGATCTTGGGCTGCAACTGGGAGTTGGCTTCAACTTCTAA
- a CDS encoding Spx/MgsR family RNA polymerase-binding regulatory protein, with protein sequence MSIKVYGIPNCGTCKKALKWLQDNGVEYEFINTKENPPIREEIEKWVKSLGYLPMRNTSGQAYRALSDDKKTWTDEQWIEAFANNAMLLKRPLFVKDETAVLVGFKDKEGLVREKLAI encoded by the coding sequence GTGAGCATTAAAGTTTACGGAATACCGAACTGTGGAACCTGTAAAAAGGCTTTGAAGTGGCTGCAAGACAATGGTGTTGAATATGAGTTTATTAATACCAAAGAAAATCCCCCAATTCGTGAAGAAATCGAAAAGTGGGTAAAATCTTTGGGTTATTTACCCATGCGAAATACCTCTGGTCAAGCTTACCGTGCCTTAAGTGATGATAAGAAAACTTGGACAGATGAGCAGTGGATTGAAGCATTCGCTAATAATGCAATGCTTCTCAAGCGTCCGCTTTTTGTTAAGGATGAAACAGCGGTGCTTGTCGGCTTCAAAGATAAAGAGGGATTAGTACGGGAAAAATTGGCAATTTAA
- a CDS encoding outer membrane protein transport protein, producing the protein MKQLRVNWSLVPILVALTVTSTAKITFAGGFALNEQSVKSMGNAFAGSAATADDASTIFYNPAGLTRFTDNSIVGASYAIFPTVSFKNQGSRIVTGAPLSGGNGGEAGVDIVVPNLYAAWSVSDRIKLGIGINVPFGLATKYNSDWVGRYQAVESKLSTININPTVAAKLTDNFSVGAGLNIQYAEATLSNAIDFGLIGRSAGLPTQPQQADGFVKVTGSDWSVGYNLGVMYEPTKTTRIGLSYRSPITQDIRGNADFTVPGSARVLTARGQFTDTGAKAVLNLPDTLSLAVYQQLNPRLAIVGDVTWTNWSRFQELRVEFDNPVQADKVQPENWDDTYRFGVGLNYALNDSLTLRTGVTYDPSPFSNEFSTARLPGGDRTLIGFGASYRPSKSLNIDFGYTHVFVADNFINQSNSTDGTLTGKFEGSVDVVGLQINWQF; encoded by the coding sequence ATGAAGCAATTACGGGTGAACTGGTCGCTAGTGCCAATACTAGTAGCGCTAACAGTAACTAGTACAGCAAAAATCACATTTGCTGGTGGATTTGCCCTCAATGAACAGAGTGTCAAAAGTATGGGAAATGCCTTCGCAGGAAGTGCAGCTACTGCTGATGATGCCAGCACAATTTTCTATAATCCGGCAGGATTGACCCGGTTTACAGACAATTCTATAGTTGGGGCTTCCTATGCCATTTTCCCTACAGTCAGTTTTAAAAACCAAGGTTCTAGAATAGTCACAGGTGCGCCATTATCAGGCGGTAATGGTGGAGAGGCAGGTGTTGATATTGTAGTGCCAAACCTCTACGCTGCTTGGAGCGTTTCCGATCGCATAAAACTGGGTATTGGAATTAACGTCCCTTTTGGGCTAGCTACTAAATACAACAGCGACTGGGTTGGGCGCTATCAAGCAGTTGAGTCTAAACTCTCTACGATTAATATTAATCCCACCGTTGCAGCTAAATTGACTGACAATTTTTCTGTAGGTGCGGGGCTGAATATACAATATGCTGAGGCAACACTCTCGAACGCGATCGACTTTGGTTTAATTGGGCGGAGTGCTGGTTTACCTACTCAACCTCAGCAAGCAGATGGTTTTGTCAAAGTCACTGGTTCCGATTGGAGTGTCGGCTATAACCTGGGGGTGATGTACGAACCAACTAAAACTACCCGCATTGGTCTTAGCTACCGTTCTCCAATTACCCAAGACATCCGGGGAAATGCTGACTTCACTGTACCAGGAAGTGCCAGAGTACTCACTGCAAGGGGACAATTTACAGACACAGGAGCCAAGGCTGTTTTGAACTTGCCTGATACATTATCACTTGCTGTGTACCAACAACTTAACCCCCGCTTGGCAATTGTCGGTGATGTTACCTGGACAAACTGGAGCCGCTTCCAAGAACTGCGAGTTGAGTTTGACAACCCAGTTCAAGCAGATAAAGTGCAGCCAGAAAACTGGGATGATACCTACCGCTTTGGAGTTGGGCTAAACTACGCACTAAACGATAGCTTAACACTGCGGACTGGTGTTACCTACGATCCTAGCCCGTTCAGTAATGAATTTTCTACCGCCAGATTACCGGGTGGAGACCGGACTTTAATCGGGTTTGGTGCTAGCTATCGACCTTCAAAGTCACTCAATATAGATTTTGGCTATACCCATGTGTTTGTAGCTGATAATTTTATTAATCAGTCAAATTCTACAGATGGTACGCTAACAGGTAAATTTGAAGGCAGCGTCGATGTCGTTGGGCTACAAATAAATTGGCAATTTTAA